The proteins below come from a single Streptomyces sp. B3I8 genomic window:
- a CDS encoding YbjN domain-containing protein, whose translation MSIDPSSIPNFGGQEPEPGPPAGPVVPDQDLVKQLLDQMELKHLVDEEGDLVAPWEQFRTYFMFRGEDDQAVYSVRTFYDRPHKIDEKPALLEAIDDWNRRTLWPKVYSHTHDDGTVRLIGEAQMLIGTGINLEFFVSSTVSWVRAAIEFDRWLAEQLGLEQQVDGAGQADDADEDEDTDE comes from the coding sequence GTGAGCATCGACCCGTCCTCGATTCCGAACTTCGGGGGCCAGGAGCCCGAGCCCGGGCCGCCGGCCGGCCCCGTCGTCCCGGATCAGGACCTCGTGAAGCAGCTCCTGGACCAGATGGAGCTCAAGCACCTCGTCGACGAAGAGGGAGACCTCGTCGCGCCGTGGGAGCAGTTCCGTACGTACTTCATGTTCCGCGGCGAGGACGACCAGGCGGTCTACTCGGTCCGTACGTTCTACGACCGGCCGCACAAGATCGACGAGAAGCCCGCCCTGCTGGAGGCCATCGACGACTGGAACCGGCGCACCCTGTGGCCCAAGGTCTACAGCCACACCCATGACGACGGCACCGTCCGTCTCATCGGTGAGGCGCAGATGCTGATCGGCACGGGCATCAACCTCGAGTTCTTCGTCTCCTCGACGGTGAGCTGGGTGCGCGCCGCCATCGAGTTCGACCGGTGGCTCGCCGAGCAGCTCGGCCTCGAACAGCAGGTCGACGGCGCCGGGCAGGCGGACGACGCCGACGAGGACGAGGACACCGACGAGTGA